The genomic DNA GGTGATTTTCGCTCGGGTTGGCTCCGCAGAGAATGATCGTCTTCGCCTTTTCGATATCATCGAACGAATTCGTCATCGCTCCCGTACCGATCATCATCTTCATCGCCGCTGCCGAAGGCGTATGGCAAACGCGTGCACAGCAATCGACGTTGTTGGTACCGAGCACGACGCGCGTGAACTTCTGAGCGAGATAATTTTCCTCATTGGTCGCCCGTGCCGAACCTAGCACGGCGATGCTCTCTTTTCCGAATTCCGCATCGATGGCCTTGAGTTTGTCAGCCGTATATCGGATCGCGTCTTCCCACGAAACAACGACCCAATCACCGTTCTCGCGGATCATCGGCTCGGTCACACGGTCGTCGGCATCGACGAAATCAAACGCGTAGCGGCCTTTTACGCAAAGATGGCCGTAATTCACCGGTGCATCCATAACAGGTTTTACTTGAACGACGCGGTCATCACGGACGCCGACGTTCATTTCGCAGCCTGTTCCGCAGTACGGACAGGTAGTCTTGGTCCACACCGTCGGAAAACCACGCTCTATTACTGTCTTGTCTTCCAAAGCTCCGGTCGGGCACGCATCGGCACACGCACCGCACGAAACGCACGTGCTGTCGCCAAATGCTCCGAACGAATCCGGCATGATCTGCGATTCCTCTCCGCGGCCGAGCACGTGCCAGACGAACTGTCCCTGCACGTCAGCACAGATACGTGCGCACGCGTAACAATTGATGCACCGCGACATATCGACGTTGATGTAGGTATGCGACGAATCGGCCGCGATCGAATGATCGCCGTGAAAATCGGCTGCCGTCAATCCATATTCCGTTGCGAGTTTGTGAAACGGTTTCTCGGGATATTTTGTAAAGGCGTCAGCCGGATAATTACCGGCGAGCATTCGCAAGTTCCACGTGCGGGCCTCTTCGACCGCCTCGCTGTGGGTCTCGACCTCCATGCCGTCGGCAAGCAGCGTCGTGCACGAGACCGTTTCTTTAGCCATGCCTTTGACATCGACAAGGCACATTCGGCAGGCACCGACGGGTTTCAGGCGGTCGTCATTGCACAGCGTGGGAATATTTACCCCGACTGAGCGAGCAGCATCAAGGACGGTTATACCGTCCGTAAACTCACCATTTACACCATTTATCTTTGCCCGGATCATAAATTATTCTTATCTCGAACCGAGCCTGCCGTCATCAGAGAACTGACTTTAGCATCTCGGCAAATCTGTATACGTCACCAAAAGTGTTGTAAAGCGGAACCGGTGCGACCCTGATCACGTCCGGTTCCCGCCAATCGGCAACCACACCTCGCGACGTAATTGCCTCGAACAAACTCTTATCCGCATCCCTGACGCGGATCGAAAGCTGGCATCCTCGCTCGGCCGAATTCGTCGGAGTGATGACCGAGATCCGATCATCGCCGATCTCGCTGATCAGCTTTTCAAGATAACCGGTCAACCGTTCGGATTTTTGCCTTAATGCCGGCATTCCCGCCTCGTCAAATATCTCGAGCGACGCCCTTAGTGCCGCCATCTGCAGGATCGGCGGATTTGAGACCTGCCAGCCCTCCGCTCCTGGGATCGCTTGAAACTCGGGGCCCATCAAAAAGCGCGACGCTTTGTCGTGGCCCCACCAACCTGCGAACCTCACTAGGTCTTCGCAATTGGCGTGCCGTTCGTGGATGAATGCACCGCCGACCGCTCCGGGTCCAGCGTTTAGATATTTATATGAGCACCAGGCCGCGAAATCTACGCCCCAGTCGTGCATTTGCAGTTCAAGATTACCGGCCGCGTGAGCGAGGTCAAATCCGACGATCGCCCCAACCCTGTGGCCTGCCTCGGTGATTTTACACATTTCAAACGCTTGCCCTGTGTAATAGTTCACACCGCCGAGCATTACTAGAGCGACCCGATCACCCTCGCGTTCGATCGTTTCGATGATATCCTCGGTCCGCAGGGTCGATTCGCCTTTGCGGGGCGTGAGTTCGATCAAACAGTCAGCCGGATCGAGACCGCGAAATTTGATCTGCGAAGCCACCGCATATTGATCCGATGGAAATGCTCCCTTCTCGATCACGATCTTTCGCCGCCCGCCGTTTGGTCTGTAAAAGGACACCATCAACAGATGTAGATTCACGGTCAACGAATTCATCACGACGGTCTCGATCGGCTTTGCACCTATCACACGAGCCATCTGTTCGGTCAAAAATTCGTGATACGGCAGCCACGGATTCTTTGCGTGTATATGGCCCTCGACCGCAAGTTTCTCCCAGTCCGCAAGTTCCTGTTCGACGTAACCGCGCACGGTCTTTGGCTGAAGCCCAAGCGAATTACCTGTAAAATAGATTTGTTCTGATGCGTCGGGCCCATTCGGAATGTAAAACCGATCACGAAATTGGCGGAGCGGATCTTGTTCGTCCTGCGTTCGTGCGTAACTAGAGATCATTGTTGTTTGTTCCTGCGACATAATTGTTTGTAATTTTATGTTATCTTGCATTTCGTGGGAAACGCCGCGACAGAATCTCGTGGGCGCAATTAACCGAAGCATTTTCCGGACAAAAGTGATACGAGTCATATTTCCGGCAAGACCTTTGGCCTATCATTGTTTTTCCGGTTTCAGACACCGGCAATTTTTCTTATGCATAACGTAGATATCGACCTTGTCGAGATGTCGCTCGACGTCATCAAATTTGCGATCGGACGCATTTCGGATAACGATCCGCAGCTCGGCTTCCCGAAAAAGGCCGAAGAACTAAAGGCTCTCGTCGGCGAGACGATCACGCCGAAAGGTATCGGTGGCGAAAAGGCGTTCGAGCTGTTTCGCGATGTTTTAGTTAAATCAAGTGTGTCGATCGACCATCCGAGGCATCTTGCATTTGTGCCGGCCTCACCGACGCGTGCTGCCGTTATGTTTGATCTTGTCACCTCAGCGGCCAGTGTTCACGGTGCCTATTGGCTCGAAGGTGCAGGATTGATCTTCGCCGAAATGCAGGCGATGGAATGGCTCGTAGAGCTGACCGGTATGCCGACAGGTGCATTCGGTGTATTCACTTGCGGCGGCACCGAAGCGAATCTCTCCGCAATGGTGGCTGCTCGTGAAAATTGGCGGGAGATCGATCCGGCAAAGAAGCACGAACGCGGGATCGTTGTTGCTTCGAATGGTGCACATTCGTCGATCTCGGCAATGGCGAAAGTGATAGACGCCGATATCATCCTTATTGAGACCGAAGACCGTCTCGACGGCATTCAATTGGCAGCGTCGATCGAAGCAATGCCGCCGGTTGACCGAGAGCGGATCTTTGCCGTGATCGGGACAGGCGGAACCACAAACTCCGGGATAATCGACGACCTCGCAAGTATTGCCGAGGTCTGCAAGCAGTATAAATTGTGGTTTCACGTTGACGCGGCGTATGGCGGTGCTGCACTCGCTGTTAAGGCGGTGCGACCGCTGTTCAATGGGATCGAACAAGCTGACAGCGTTACGATCGATCCGCACAAATGGCTCTTTTCACCATATGATTGTGGCGCTGTTATTTACCGCGATCCGGCACTCGCCAAAAAGGCTCATGCTCAAGAAGGGTCTTACCTGGATATTTTCAGCGACGACAGTTACAAGGGATTTAACCCTTCGGACTACCAGATCCAGCTCACACGACGCGTTCGCGGTCTGCCGTTATGGTTTTCGCTGGCTATGCACGGCACAGACCGTTATGAACAGGCCATCAGCCGCGGCATCGAACTCGCCCAGATAGCCGGCCGCCTGATCACCGAAGCCGAACACACCGAACTCGTTAGGGAACCAAGTCTGTCATGCGTTCTGTATCGAAGAAAAGGCTGGCAGGCCGAAGACTATCGTCAATGGACCTACAAGAATCACAGATCCGGTTTCGCACTGGTCGCCCCGACCAAATGGCGAAATCCTGACGGAGCCGAAACCGTATCACGGTTCTGCTTTATCAATCCCGACACGACCGAAAAGGACATCGCGGATATTTTGGATTCTATGAAGTAGCGTTTACAGGAATTTACTCTTATCGAGCCTGAGCCATTCGAGAGCAGTTCCGCTCATCAGACGCTCTTTCGCCGCATTGTCGTAAGGCATCGAGTCGATCAATTTGCCGGGCTCGAGTTCGCCAAGCGGAAAAGGATAGTCAGTGCCAAGAGCGATCCTTTCGGTTCCGACCAGATCGACAAGGTATTGAAGCGTCGCCGCATCGTGCACCAGCGAGTCAAAGTACATTCGGTCTACGTATTGTCGCGGATTATTCGGATTGTCGACCGCACAAAGATCGGGCCGGACATTGAAACCGTGCTCGATACGTCCGAGCGTCGAAGGAAACGCTCCGCCGCCGTGAGCAAAACATATCCGCAATTTCGACAAACGTTCGAGTGTTCCCGAAAAGATAAGCGAACAGATAGCCCGCGAGACCTCGGCCGGCATCCCGACGAGCCACGGCAGCCAATATTTCGCCATGTCCTTTTCGCCGGCCATTTCCCACGGATGGACGAATACGGCCATTTCGAGCTCTTCGCAGGCCGCGAAGAAATCGAAAAATCCCGGCTCGCTCAAATTTAACTGGTTTACATTTGTAC from Acidobacteriota bacterium includes the following:
- the kynU gene encoding kynureninase, translated to MSQEQTTMISSYARTQDEQDPLRQFRDRFYIPNGPDASEQIYFTGNSLGLQPKTVRGYVEQELADWEKLAVEGHIHAKNPWLPYHEFLTEQMARVIGAKPIETVVMNSLTVNLHLLMVSFYRPNGGRRKIVIEKGAFPSDQYAVASQIKFRGLDPADCLIELTPRKGESTLRTEDIIETIEREGDRVALVMLGGVNYYTGQAFEMCKITEAGHRVGAIVGFDLAHAAGNLELQMHDWGVDFAAWCSYKYLNAGPGAVGGAFIHERHANCEDLVRFAGWWGHDKASRFLMGPEFQAIPGAEGWQVSNPPILQMAALRASLEIFDEAGMPALRQKSERLTGYLEKLISEIGDDRISVITPTNSAERGCQLSIRVRDADKSLFEAITSRGVVADWREPDVIRVAPVPLYNTFGDVYRFAEMLKSVL
- a CDS encoding aminotransferase class V-fold PLP-dependent enzyme, translated to MHNVDIDLVEMSLDVIKFAIGRISDNDPQLGFPKKAEELKALVGETITPKGIGGEKAFELFRDVLVKSSVSIDHPRHLAFVPASPTRAAVMFDLVTSAASVHGAYWLEGAGLIFAEMQAMEWLVELTGMPTGAFGVFTCGGTEANLSAMVAARENWREIDPAKKHERGIVVASNGAHSSISAMAKVIDADIILIETEDRLDGIQLAASIEAMPPVDRERIFAVIGTGGTTNSGIIDDLASIAEVCKQYKLWFHVDAAYGGAALAVKAVRPLFNGIEQADSVTIDPHKWLFSPYDCGAVIYRDPALAKKAHAQEGSYLDIFSDDSYKGFNPSDYQIQLTRRVRGLPLWFSLAMHGTDRYEQAISRGIELAQIAGRLITEAEHTELVREPSLSCVLYRRKGWQAEDYRQWTYKNHRSGFALVAPTKWRNPDGAETVSRFCFINPDTTEKDIADILDSMK
- a CDS encoding amidohydrolase, translated to MLKIDVHTHILPRDIPRWKDRFGYGGFISLDHYKPCCARMVRDDGVAFRDVEENCWSAEKRIEECDASGVNVQVLSTVPVMFSYWTKPKDGAEIAAFLNDHIAEIVGEFPRRFAGLGTVPMQDVDLAIRELERCRSIGLAGVQIGTNVNQLNLSEPGFFDFFAACEELEMAVFVHPWEMAGEKDMAKYWLPWLVGMPAEVSRAICSLIFSGTLERLSKLRICFAHGGGAFPSTLGRIEHGFNVRPDLCAVDNPNNPRQYVDRMYFDSLVHDAATLQYLVDLVGTERIALGTDYPFPLGELEPGKLIDSMPYDNAAKERLMSGTALEWLRLDKSKFL